DNA from Balaenoptera musculus isolate JJ_BM4_2016_0621 chromosome 4, mBalMus1.pri.v3, whole genome shotgun sequence:
taagaaaagaggatatatatacatgtataactgattcactttgctgtacagcagaaactaacacaacatggtaaatcaactatactccaataaaaattaattttaaaaaaagatcgtCTTGTGAGAGAATCAGTCTTTCTTATGTAATATGAAGAACTTTGAGTCTTACTGTCTCAGCAAGATGCTATGATTCATGATAAGTATAGATGAAATATTCATCTCTAATTGGATGCCCATCTGGCTGTGCTTACCCTGTTTTTGGAAAACAACGAATGCttgttaaatacattttaaacataccTGAGAGATTTGATGGCCCTGTTGTTGGCAAAAGTGTCTAATACATTGAATATATTGGTCAGTTCTGGTACTACTCTCAAATCACTCACTACCCTCCATTCACACCAGCCTCCTGTCCTGAATACTCTCCAAGTTTGTGCTTTTGATCTTGTTCTCCCTGCCTAGAACACACCTGCttcagtttatcacaggatgctCTCCTAATCCTTCTAGTTACAATTCATGTGTCattctttaaaagacaaaatgcCTCTGACTTTGCTGAAAGTAGCTGCCCCCTCCATTTATAATACCATTTCACTCCCTTTATACTACCTTATACACTCTAATAGTACCATATCTTTATTAGTGTTTACTCTTATTTTCTGTTACTCCCCCAGATAATGTGTAACCTCCATAAAGGAAGGGATAGTACCTGTCTTGTTTATCACTGCATCTCCATCACCTTTTACAGAAGTTGGCATGTAATAGAAATTCCTTATTATTTACTGAACGATTATGCACACTGAAGTAACTTCAAGTGATGCAAATGTATTAATCAAATGATACACTGAAATATTGAGTTGTTAATCTgaaacagttattttatttaaatagattttttcaatcatttcagggactatatattaaaaaaacaaagcaagagactggttgaataatttaaatgatgaaaagaaCAATGATTAAGTAGTCATGCTACTGCATACATTTCTTTTGGATCAATTAAGCATAAGGAAAATTAAAGAGATTATCTCCACTGTTCATCCTTTCTTTATGAGGAACTGAGCTTCTGACATATATAATTTCCTTCAGCTCTCTGATGGTTTCAGGAAAACTCACTGGTTTTCAAGTTGTtcaactttttcttgttttagacAGAAGGGATGACTTCGAAGCTCTTTACATGTTGGAGCTGAAACTGGAAGTCCATACATTCCTTAAGAGTCACCTACAATGGCTTCACcttctctaaattttaaaaaatgttcctaaGAAAAATTATGTCtcagtggagaagaaagaaactaCTCTCTATGTTGAGAAATGATTATTCAGAATTAAGCTTTGAGTAAAGACTCAGATTCCAAAATCTCAGCTCAAAATATCTGAACAATCTGTTAGACTAACCCTACATTTTTTCCTTATGTGTGCTGCTTTAAAGTCTAACCTAATTATTATTcaagtgtaaatatttaattttcttcagtctATCTTAGGCAAGATAAGGAAAAGATGATTCTGTCTGATTTTGAATTCCAGGGACAATGCTTCATGATTGGTTATGATGGAGACCTAAAGTGCTCTCTTGATTGGAGTTCATTAAAGAAGGGCAATATATTATTTGAGTTCATGGTTTGACAGAAGGAAGGCAGTCCTCTGATATCCAGTTTAAAGATAACTATACCCAGAGGGTTAATCACAATCAACACATTGGTGCTTAGATgttaataaagaatttttaattttttgtggaaaaaAGAGCTTAAATACCTATCCTCCACTTATTTTAGCCAGAGGAAATATATCTATGAAGCTAGAAGTCAATAAATATCAGCTAATATCAATATATTGATCTGGAATTAGTTGGctaaagtaaacaaaattttGTACTGTAATCATAATGTGGTTTACTAGAGAAACATATGCTTTgagaaaacttggaaataaatcTCAGATCAGTAATTTACAATCTGTATGATCTTGGCTAAATTAGGAATAATTATCACTACCTTGCCAGatattaaagtaattaaattaattaaataagaaacATGACTCACAGCTGGCAACACTAAATTATCACATGTGGGCTAATGTATAACTATCAGCAAGTCCTATCTAGTCATGGAATATTGGATATAAAATGTCCCTTAATTATCCAGCTCTTAGAATTTTGAACTATGGGGAGATGAGAAGTGAATTTTTGTCTCCACCCACACAGAATAAAactccaaatggaaaaaaaaaaatacaacatgtAGAATTTCTCATCAGTACTATCCTAAATCTAAATACCACTTTCCCTAGATTTCACTACCATCTGACccaaaacataatttatttaaactcaAATCAACAAACCTTTACAGAAAGCCTAGTCATATATTGACCAAAAGGAACCTTCAAAGAGCTCAAATTCTGGAGAAGAgttcagaaatacaaataaaacaatgaaaaattaagcATGACATTGATGTAAGAATAGACAAATAGtgaatagaacagaataaagagtctAGATATTGACACACCCATATATAGATACTTGATTTATGTACCAAGGGCATTGAACTGCAGTAGAAAATGGAGCAAGTTTTTAGGAGATGGTGCTGGATCAACTGCAATTTTGGCCcataagacacacacacacacaaacacacatcaaTTTCACATTGATGGCATATTTAAAtgttgaaaggaaaacaaaaacattttctaaagttATCATACAGTATcttcattaattttcttaataaggACAAAAAAGTACTAATCATAaataaaagactgataaattggACTAACTTAAAGTAAGGAACTTGTACCAGTCTAAAGGCATGATTAAGTGAAAAGGCAGGCAGTGATATGGGagaagatattaaatatatatatctccaacAAAGACCTAATATATGGACTACATGAAAAACTCTTCGCATCCTAAAAACAGACAACCAACTAAAACCAAGAGCTAAGGACCTGAATatctactacacacacacacacacacacacacacacacacgcacacacacaaataatattcaaatggccagaagcattttaaaaatgttctcaacCTGATGaatcatcagagaaattcaaaataaaaccacTATTTGTTATAActacatacccactagaatggctaaactTAAAAGAACTATCAATTATAAATATGGATGAGGATGTAAAGCAACTGGAATTCTTATGCTTTTGAGAGTAGAAATCAATATTGGTATAACTACAGGGCATAACTTTGTCATGGTATAAAATAAAGCTGAGCAGGCACGTTTCATACAATTTGTCGACTTTACTCCTAAATATATTACCCAATAGAAATATCTCCATTTGTATATCAAAAGATATGTACaagaataaaatagtattttatacattatttctaACAGATCCAAGCTTGAAACAGCCCTTCTGATCAGCAACAGCAGAATGAAGAAATACAGTTTGGTGTTTTAGTACCTTGAAtattatacataaagaaaaataaacagactaCTGGTATGTTTAATAGCATGGAAGAATCACACAAACacaatatttaataaagaagCCCAAGACAAATTGGTAGatactatataatttcattttaaagttcaaaaacaggcaaaactaatataTGGGTTACAGGTCAGAATAAAGGCTACATCTGTGAAGTAATGATTTGTGTACAAATTCATATATATGTCACATTTCAactaaaatctcatttaaaattattttaaaaaataatcagtccAACAAGATCAGCAACAGAAATATGTCTGAGATAAAAGGAAAGCTAAGTCAAGGTGTGATTTACTCATTAGGGTAAGGGGCAAGGAGAGGGCCTGGGAAAAGCTTCAAAAAATAAAGGGTACAGATGTCACAAACTCAAAATATCTAGGAGAGCCAGGCAAGTAAGGCAAAATAATGAACTAGAATGGGTTTTGAAACAGTagcatgaacattgtggtaagaGAAACCAACATTCAGCTTCCATGTCAGAAGATCCATAAGTAGAGATGGGTTCCGAGAACCAGAGGCGCATGCCTTCTTTAAAGGGAACAACCACTAGTTAACATCTAGAGAACATTGTCTTTCTCGCACACTGACAAAGTTGCTAAATATTACAGTTCCTCAAAAAGGTGAACATTCATGTCTCTgcactttagttttattttatttatttatttattaaaattctatttctgtttgctGATAAAGCAgcactttttttggttttgtttgtttatttatttatttatttttggctatgccccacggcatgtaggatcttagttccctgaccagggattgaacctgcaccccctgcattggaagcacggagtcttaaccactggaccaccagggaagtcccttactttattttttgaaaaatatacccCTACACATTTTATGTTGAATGAGGAAAAAATTGTACCTTTAATACAGATATGTCCCATAGTGTGCGACTTCTGGTAAATACTGAGATAGTTCAAGTTTGTCTTATTCACCTCTGTATCTCTTGTGCCTGTCACAGGATGGCTTGGGATGTAGTaaggaagtaataaaaattttactgaataaattaaCAGTTTAATAAAGTTGGgctgtgtttttaaaagtgaCTATGAGTCTTCAGGATAGATAGATCAGAAGTTCATCCTGGTCTTGATGATGGCATGCAAAAGGGTGGATGCTTATAAAGAGCAGCATGTTTGGGGAACTATGTGTAAGTAGAATCATAGGAGCTTAGAATTTGCAATACTGAGAAGATGAAGCCAAAGAAGTGGGAGggagaaagacaatgaaaaaaaaaaaaaaaagagatcatgaTAAGGggtctgtattttcattttataggaaTAGATCATAAGAAGCCATCAAAGACTTAAACAAGAGTGAAATATGATTCAGTTTGCAATCAGAAAGGACATTCTGGTCAAAGTATGTTCACTGGAAGAGAAAGATAAGGAGATCATTCCTAATCTTGCCTTTTCAATATAACTTCCACCAAGGGCTTTTTGGGTCACTTAAGTATGTAGGATCAGAGATATCAGAGATCTATAAATCAGCTTGAGGAATAAACCATCAGGCTATTCCCCTACTGTGAGATAAAAACATATGGTTGAGTGTACCATGTCCTAGTTACTTCTGCAGGGAGTTGAGGTTGGCCATGTGTgtgttaaaataatgaaagacaaaCTGAAGAACCAGATTCTTAGTTCTGACTTAAACTCATTTATTACAACCCAAACCAGATAAATTCTTCCCACACCTAAGCGACATTGAATAGCATTCTAAACCAAATAATTTTATGGCAaggagagatgaaagaaaagacaaaaatgtgaaAGGAACAGCTTTCATTAGATCAGGCACAGGAAAATCAAGAAAAAGCAGTCACTACATACTAGGAACAAAGAAGCAAAAGTCCATGGAGTTTAAATTTTTGTCTTGGATCTTCAGCGTGATTATTAGCTGGAATAAGGAAGTTACAGGCCTCCCCAGGCAGAGCAAGATGGATGGCAAGTACTAAACACATGTGTCAGAGGCTGGCATCCACTGAAGAGAGGACGCAGAGGTCTGAGGCTGCTGGACACAATGCCAAAAGAATTATCCCAAAGGAGAGGAAGGGTAGGGTGAACAAGAAGATGATATGAAATGAGGGCAGATATGGAGTAACTGGAGACATGAAGCAAATGTGCAGAATCTCTattgggaaggagaggagggcaaATCAAGTGTTTGGACAATTCTCTGTGGGCGAAAGAGAGTTACTGACACTTTTGAGTAAGAGTCAtatgatgaaattaattttaggaGTATTAACTCTAAACACAGTATTCAAGCTAAAGAGAAGACACTGGAGataggagtcaagatggcagtaaGAAATGTATGTATTCACCAAAGGGGAACACAACCCAACTTGAGTGATGACAGGGATAATAGAAAGGGTAAATGTATAAAAAGACAATTTCAGTGGATCAAGGGAGAAAAGCATTACAGTGGGTAATGCTGTGGGGATGAGGACCACCAGGCAAGTAACCCAAGGGGCGGCATCTATAAGTGAGGAGGCTCGGGGGTTGGCAGCTGCTAGACACATAGCTCAGAGGTCTATAGCATACTGGGAAGCAGGATCCAGAGATGTAagaagaagcaggaagaaaacGGGTGCCTTGGCAGGGTCTGGGCACATAGCAACCAGAGGAAGGGCAGCTGGAAGTTTCACAGTTGCTGGGCTCACAGTTGGCCAGCTGGCAGCTGGTAGGTTCACTGCAGGTCTCTTGGCCATTGTTCAGGAGCCAGGTATGGTCTTGACAGCTGCTGGGCAAGCAGAGAACATCCCCACCGCTCACATTCGTAGAGCAGAGGGcaatggaggagggaggaggaacatGACGGGCATTTCTGAGGGTTCCCAAGCTGTAGTTTCCAGAGCAGTAGTTGTGACAAGGCACAGTGAGATTTCAAGAGCAGGCAGCGGTTGATTTGAAAGAAGTGAGTGTTTCAAGTTTCTCATTCGGCTTGCTCCCTGAAATACCCACAGAAGGTGGTTGCTCTGTACAGACTCTCTTCCTCCTTGTTGCCTGAGATGGCATCAGAACTCTATTATAGCCCAGGAAGTGGTGCCTCCACCTCCCATAACACTGGGTGTTCCTTGCAATGCCTTCCATTGATTAAGTATATCTATAAAACAGTGTGACGGAATTTTCATAGTACCTCTGCTTCTTAAAGTATCCAACCTAAACAGGTATTTTAAAGGTCATTTACTTCTTCTAATTATAACCGCCACTACATAAACATTCTTAGAACTCCTGTCTTGAAATGGACTTGAAGAGTGGTAACGAACTTCTTTAAAACAATGGCAAATTATCTCTCTTTGAGGGGGAATTCTATGCTTTTTGAAAATTGCCAAAGGtaaaaaaacttgaaagcaattatgtcataaaagaatgaaaaatcctATAACCTATAAGATTTGGGGCAGAGAGAGTCTAAAAATAGTATACTGTAGAACATTTCAATGTGCCGAAATTTGTGCTTTGCTCTATTTTAGAATCCCGGTGGAAAATGACTCCCcactgaaatatctttttttaaaaagtcatgctcattttattcatttcactaAATAAATTGAGTCAAGTTGAAAGTTTGATTTATGTGTAttcttaatacaaataaataaattgggctGTTTAAATTATGGATCTTACTGCAAACAGAAGCAAATAAGTAAAacccctttaaaaaaatgatacaacatgacatttttcatactTATTATAGGCTTATCATTTCATGGTTACTCATGTTCCAACTGAAAACTAATGTtcttggttaaaaagaaaaagaaattagaacaatGATTAAGACATAGAAATggatttggttttgctttttacattGATTCTGATGGCAGTttccaaagagaaacatttaaacTGCTGTACATGGacaatagcatcaaaataaatGTAGAGTTTTCCTAAGTATGAATACTTTGAAGGTTATTTGGGGATATATTTTCTggtaaaaatttgtttaaatgatGCATGATTGTGTTTAGCCTCAACTATCCCACTGTAGTTTTCATATACCAACATATCTAGTGGCTCcaagtgctatttaaaaaaaaaaaaattaattatctacTGGATCTAAGTACCAATTCCCTTTAGCTAAAAATTCAACGTAAATCACAgccctttcttctatttttatgttcTGTGGATATGCTTATTAATTTTCCCTCTGTCCTGGAGTAGAATCTGTGAAATAGAAGATTAATTTCTCTGTGAGCCAATACAGGACTATTTTACTACCAGAGatagaaataggaaaagaaaatgatatagtCTCTGAGGTTCTGGGCTAACATGTTGAAATTATCTCAGTATTTTAGGTCAGAGAACATTACCCTTTGACGATTTGTACCTGATGTGTTTGAGGAGTCCCCCCTCACTCCACTACCCACCCTGCCAGCTTTCATCACATGATACTGTTTGTACACATTGCAAGAGTCCTCTTGTGAAATCCTGGATGCTTCAGCTGAATGGCGTTAGTAATAAGTATAGCCATATTTAATTGAATGCTTATCAATTTTATAGGTCAATGCTCTTTATGTCTGCTCTTCTCGTTTATAAGTGAGAGTCCGACATCTGCATCATAAGTACAtcaatatatttgtgtgtatgtatgtatatgtattagtGTCTATTCTGGGCAACACCTTGCAGTGTGCATACCCACATGTGTAATGTCAATTTATCCTCACAATTCtttacagtaaattttaaaatttcaagtattCATATGAGAAAAATTGAGATATAGAAAGTTTTGATgtgaagagaaacatttaaacaaaGGGGGTTCAAACATTTGAACATTTGTTTGGTGGTCCTTGACccctaaaatgttttatttcccaTTATCCAATATGGCAGTATATAGAGATACATTGATGCCATCATTTACTaactgggtgaccctgggcaatttGCATAATCACTCTGAGCCCGTCACTCTCAGTATCCTTTcatgaaacaacagaaatatttatGTCTATTTTCAGTGTCATTTTAGGATATGTAGAGATGTAAGAAAAAGTAAGTGTAAACTGCAAAACACTATAGcagaataattaattttcttgCTTTGGAATTCTTAACCCATTCCAAAGAGTACCACCTTGGGTTTAATTCCTTTAGAGCACCTCCACGAGACTCTCATTTTTCTGTTGTGAGTAGGTAACACTGCAAAAATATTCATGGATTTCAAAAATTAGAGGTGCCTTGAATGTAAGTTGTCCCCTAATATAACAAATGTTGAACTGACATTTTTTGATAATGACTCTCTCAGTATAAAAGTACAGCTCACGCAGACATAACAGCAGGTACCTCATTAGTAAGCTTTTATAAACTACATGTTTCAGGCTCTTCTGAAGCGAGAGCCCAGGGAGGGACTGAGGAACTGGGTATCCTGTGTGTTCCTCCAGATTTACCCACtttgttgctttttcttcaaTGAACTAGGGGTCTTTACCTCTCCTGCTCTAGAAAAAACAACCcagattttccctttttcttggaCACAAAGAATCCTCAGAGCATTGCAACAATAAACTTATGCCAATAAATGACTCCCttgtattcactcattcattcaacaaatatttattgaacattttgtaTGTGAAAAACATGATAGACGTTGACAATAATACCAAGATACTATTGATTTCTGCTTCCAGACACATCCAATCTTATAGATGTGATAAGATGTATACACAATCCATGTCACTGTTTAATAAGTTCTATAAATGGTATATGGAGAAGGGCAAACGTTGTTCATGGGCTTTACCTAAAGTTGGCTTTTGATATTAATTTTGAGGGATGCGAGGGAATGACAGGTGTTTAGGAGAATATGAAGACAATTCAGGCTGTGGCAAAAggtataaagacagaaaaaaaaaatgttgaccgTGTTTTCAGTGGAGGGTTCTTACAGGCAAGTTGTAGTAAGTAAACTAAGATTCACATGCTAAATCTAATTCAATCATCAAGGAAGTAGTTAAGATTTTGTCCTACAGGCACAATGATCCAGTAACTGATTTCAAGAAGAGACAGCTATGATTAAATTGCAGCACAGATTGGAAAGAGGGAAAACCCACTGTTTCTTGCAATGCAAagaaaggagtgtgtgtgtgtatgtgtgaaaacacgcacacacacactcctttctTTGCATTGcaagaaaaacattctttttacatgacttattttctgaatatattaCAGAACACTTATTAGCTATTATTTACTAAGTCCTTATTATAtaccagacattgttctaagtgctttccatgtattaactgatttaatcctcactacaTCCCGTTCAGGTAGGCGTGATCATTATTCTCAATGCATGTGGAGAAACTTAGTTGATCCTTAATAAATATAGCATTCACAAAATATAGCTTAGATTTTCTTTGTCAAATAAAAATTGACCATTACTTAGTCAAGAATCTCTTTTACATACTTTTATCACTATCCATCCATTTTCACCAGGGAAAGTCAACTTTCAAGGAATATAAAAGaacacaaagacagaaagagattCAGGTGGACTGAACACCCTTCTGTCAAGCTTTTTTTCTCCTGCCCATCCTAATATTCTGATTAGTATTCATCTTAGCTTGGTTTAGAGAAGACAACCAGTTAATAATCTGAAGTCAGTACATTGCAATCTGCAACATAatgaagtgttctaattttagcACCCCCTGTTGGATGCTATGTGTAAAACCATGAAATTATAATTGAAAGAATTAAGTAATGTAGAGTTTGGGGTAACTGATAAAGTTGTCAGGCTGTAATCTACTTTCAACTGAATTTTTACTCTAATATTCTTGAGTATGGAAACTATGGCTTATACATGATTTGAACAAAATTTGCTACACTCATTCCTACTTTATTCATATGCAAGAACTTTCCCTCCATGATGTTAGAAAATCATTTGAATCCTTTCATACCTGTATTAAAGACAGTGTAGGTGGAGGTACCCCTTCCACAATTCATATTTAATCCTTGTATTGTGTCTCTTTCACCTTATTAGCTACTATTTACTGAGTCCTTATTGCATACCAGACATggttttacacatattaactaatttaatccacACAGCATCCCTATTCAAATGTTTCGATTTCCTCTCTTTGTCAATATATTTTATCAGCTTTATtgataattgatgtacaatattgtacGTATAATTGACGTACAATAAGTTGAGCATATTTAAAGAgtacagtttgataagttttgacatttGTTTAAATCCAAATCAAGATAATAATCATATTCATCACTCCCCAAAAATCTCCTTATGACCCATGTAGTCCTTCCCTTCCATCCTTCTCCACCTCACTCCACCCCTaccccatccccaggcaaccattaatcttCCTTCTGCCATTTTGggttagtttgtattttctaacattttattaaatgaaatgaaattgtagagcatatattctttttttctttctttcactaagtatacttattttgagattcatccatggtgTAGTTGTTTCTTGAATTGCTGTTCAGTGTTCCATGATATggatataatataatatgtttaTCTACTCATAAGTTGATGGACAATTGGGTTGTGTGCAGTTTTTGGAAACTACAAACACAAATATGCTATGAACATTTGGATACAGGTTTTTCAATGGACACATGCATTCAATTCTCTTGGGCAGACACTGAGTGGAATGATGTGATCATATGATAGGTCAATGTTTAACTTTTAAGGaacagactgttttccaaagtgactgcatcattttatattcccaccagcagtgtataggAGTTCAAGttgtttcaggtttttttctaacatttggTATaggtacagttttaaaaattttagtcattctattAACTGTATATAgtagtatttcactgtggttttaaattACTAGTGACTGATGATTCTGAGCATAGGCattgcttattttccattttccatcattgcttattttataatttctttaataaactgCTCCatgttttgtacatttttctattgggttgtttgctttcttattgttgagtttggagtgttctttaaatattttaaatacaactcctttattagatatatgacCTAAAAATATTCCCTaacagtctgtggcttgtctttttattcctgTAATAGTGACTTTTTGAAGagcagatatttttaattttgatgaagttcaatttattaatttttatttacagattgtgtttttgatgttgtatctaagaaatacAACCTCGTGTCTTAAAGATTTCTTTGCCTCTATTTtctccactcatttttttttttttttt
Protein-coding regions in this window:
- the LOC118894065 gene encoding keratin-associated protein 26-1; the encoded protein is CHNYCSGNYSLGTLRNARHVPPPSSIALCSTNVSGGDVLCLPSSCQDHTWLLNNGQETCSEPTSCQLANCEPSNCETSSCPSSGCYVPRPCQGTRFLPASSYISGSCFPVCYRPLSYVSSSCQPPSLLTYRCRPLGYLPGGPHPHSITHYSAHLLHVSSYSISALISYHLLVHPTLPLLWDNSFGIVSSSLRPLRPLFSGCQPLTHVFSTCHPSCSAWGGLVICGGALCLISSCQPGSWTTAQSPVVSQPAANQPNAGPATVKSLDSFPLTAMFLDLQKLTLLLLLPVCPVQATHQPTPDAQVAQG